The region TTCAATATTCCTTTTACTCAACTCTCCATTCAATCCTTCATTTTACTCTTTCATTCATCTTTCATTCCCAAATATCATATACTCTAAGTTTAACAATGGATTCGCCAAATTCTCCAATCCATACGACAATATGAGTCTAGAGGATATCATAATTGCAGAGTGTACTGATGACGATCATGATGATCAATATTTCAAAGCGCTCATGGATGGGGGTAGCTCAACAAGACAAGGAAGAAAGAGAGCCCACATTGATAGAGGTCATGTAGAAGGACACCAACGTTTGTTCGATGACTACTTTTCTGATGAACCGGTGTATACAGAATATCAATTTCGAAGAAGATTTAGAATGCATAGACATGTATTCCTACGCATAGTGCAAGCTCTAGAAAATCATTCAGAGTATTTCCATACGAGGTTTGATGCAGTCGGTAGAAGGGGGCTTTCGCCATTACAGAAGTGCACCGTTGCTATGCGAATGTTGGCATATGGAGCGCCTGCCGattatgttgatgagtatgttcgaATTGGTGAAACTACAGCTATTGAATGTCTAGTCAATTTCGTTCGAGGAGTGAATGATATTTTTGGGACCGAATATTTAAGACGGCCCAATGCTGGGGACATTCGTCGCTTACTTCAAATGGGGGAGGTGCGTGGTTTTCCAGGCATGTTGGGAAGCATTGATTGTATGCACTGGGAATGGAAAAATTGCCCAGTTGCATGGAAAGGTCAATTCATGTGAGGTGACCACGGCAGACCAACAATCATGCTCGAAGCAATTGCGTCACAAGATCTTTGGATATGGCATGCATTTTTTGGTGTTCCAGGATCCAATAATGATCTCAACGTGTTAAATCAATCCCCAATATTCACTGATATCTTACAAGGGCAATCTCCGAGAGTTGAGTTTATAATAAATGGCACACAATACAACAAGGGGTATTATCTAGCATATGGTATCTATCGAGAGTGGGGTACATTTGTTAAAACTATCCCACTGCCTCAAGGagagaaaagaaaattatttgccCGATGCCAAGAAGCGGTACACAAAGATGTTGAGCGAGCATTCGGAGTACTTCAATCTCGTTTTGCTATTATACGAGGACCAGCATGTTTTTGGCAAAGAGATGTTCTCAAAGATATTATGTATGCATGCATCATATTGCACAACATTATTGTCGAGGATGAAAGAGATGCATATGAGAATTTGTttgattttaattatgatgaCGACCCCGCCGACACCCTAATGGTTGAAGTATTGCATGGACCTATTTCTGACTTCCCGACAATGCTTCAAAGAAATATTGAAATTCACGGTAGAAACATTCATCGCAATCTTCAGGCGGACTTGGTAGAGCACATATGGTCAAAATTTAGAAATCATTTTAATtagcatttttttaattatgttaaattGACTAGTTAtgattatgtcattttataaGCTCCTTTAAATTTCGTCTAATTTAAATTtgatgtaatatttatttatattaatatatggatttaaaaaatttagtatgacaatatttataattacaaaataatatattaaataataatatgtggGGCCATAGTTAACAACTTTTGGGGTgtcatttttatgaaaaaaattatcaaaagtgaTATGAATGagagataaaataaaaaatt is a window of Humulus lupulus chromosome 4, drHumLupu1.1, whole genome shotgun sequence DNA encoding:
- the LOC133831876 gene encoding uncharacterized protein LOC133831876, whose product is MSLEDIIIAECTDDDHDDQYFKALMDGGSSTRQGRKRAHIDRGHVEGHQRLFDDYFSDEPVYTEYQFRRRFRMHRHVFLRIVQALENHSEYFHTRFDAVGRRGLSPLQKCTVAMRMLAYGAPADYVDEYVRIGETTAIECLVNFVRGVNDIFGTEYLRRPNAGDIRRLLQMGEVRGFPGMLGSIDCMHWEWKNCPVAWKGQFM